The following proteins are encoded in a genomic region of Oncorhynchus keta strain PuntledgeMale-10-30-2019 chromosome 35, Oket_V2, whole genome shotgun sequence:
- the LOC118368428 gene encoding hepatocyte nuclear factor 3-beta: MMLGAVKMEGHEHTDWSTYYGEPECYTSVGNMNTGLGMNSMNTYMSMSGMSTTANMTTNPMNMSYVNTAMSPSMTGMSPGTGAMNGMGAGMTAMSATLSPSMSPMTAPPSMNSLTSYANMNAMSPMYGQSSINRSRDPKTYRRSYTHAKPPYSYISLITMAIQQSPSKMLTLAEVYQWIMDLFPFYRQNQQRWQNSIRHSLSFNDCFLKVPRSPDKPGKGSFWTLHPDSGNMFENGCYLRRQKRFKCDGQKKMCKESGRKTSEGGSNSSSESCNGNESPHSNSSPNDHKRSLSDMKSIQALSPEHAASPVSHSQVHGHLMSQHHSVLAHEAHLKPEHHYSFNHPFSINNLMSSEQQHHKMDLKTYEQVMHYSGYGSPMAGALSMGSMGKVGLDSSSIPADASYYQGVYSRPIMNSS, encoded by the exons ATGATGCTTGGAGCAGTTAAAATGGAAGGACACGAACACACAGACTGGAGCACCTACTACGGAGAGCCCGAG TGTTACACCTCGGTTGGTAACATGAACACAGGCCTGGGCATGAACTCAATGAACACCTACATGAGCATGTCGGGCATGAGCACCACGGCCAACATGACAACCAATCCCATGAACATGTCCTATGTCAACACGGCAATGAGTCCCTCCATGACCGGAATGTCACCGGGCACCGGAGCCATGAACGGCATGGGCGCTGGCATGACAGCCATGAGCGCCACGCTCAGCCCCAGCATGAGCCCCATGACCGCGCCTCCGTCCATGAACTCCCTTACGTCCTACGCCAACATGAACGCCATGAGCCCCATGTATGGACAGTCCAGCATCAACAGATCTAGGGACCCGAAGACATACCGGAGGAGCTACACTCACGCCAAGCCCCCGTACTCTTACATTTCTCTCATcactatggctatccaacagtcCCCCAGCAAGATGCTGACGCTGGCCGAGGTCTATCAGTGGATCATGGATCTTTTCCCGTTTTACCGACAGAACCAGCAACGCTGGCAGAACTCAATTCGCCATTCTCTATCGTTCAATGATTGTTTCCTCAAAGTGCCTAGATCTCCGGATAAGCCCGGTAAGGGCTCGTTTTGGACACTCCACCCGGATTCGGGGAACATGTTCGAGAACGGCTGCTATCTGAGGAGGCAGAAGCGGTTTAAGTGTGACGGCCAAAAGAAGATGTGCAAGGAGTCAGGAAGGAAGACATCCGAGGGCGGCTCGAACAGCAGCTCGGAGAGTTGCAACGGCAACGAGTCCCCCCATTCCAACTCCTCCCCCAACGATCACAAAAGGTCTCTGTCAGACATGAAGTCTATCCAGGCTCTGAGTCCGGAGCACGCCGCCTCACCGGTGTCCCACTCCCAGGTGCATGGGCACCTCATGTCCCAGCATCACTCGGTCCTCGCACACGAAGCGCACCTGAAACCCGAGCATCACTACTCGTTCAACCACCCCTTCTCCATCAACAACCTCATGTCTTCGGAGCAACAGCATCACAAAATGGACCTAAAGACTTACGAGCAGGTGATGCACTATTCTGGCTACGGTTCCCCCATGGCCGGGGCGCTGTCCATGGGTTCAATGGGAAAAGTGGGTTTAGATTCCTCGTCAATACCCGCTGACGCATCTTACTATCAAGGCGTCTACTCCAGGCCTATTATGAACTCCTCATAA